In Flavobacterium sp. CS20, a single window of DNA contains:
- a CDS encoding TonB-dependent receptor produces MKISYKTILFFSWNKNISFSKKFIKTSLIFMLLLSLYNIGIVKAQNISEIKVSVELNNAPLIDGFRQVEAQSNLKFVFNQEQVNNYQNLSLKFENQSIEQVLKRLLEKTFLTYEVNGNNIIIIQKDEPGKVTGVVTDKTSGEPIPGVNIKVKGINTGAITDLDGRYIVDVPNLDVELEYSYLGYIPQTISVNERRVINIQLESDVTSLNEVVLIGYGKQKKRDVTGSVESVNSEDFKNIPVANPLQLLKGQVSGVDVFNGGHEPGSPTNIRIRGARSIGADNEPLIVLDGIPISGGLNDINPNDIASFEILKDASATAIYGSRASNGVILITTKRGEIGETRITYDGYYGITSVIHKIDLMNGEEFAQLRREANRTIRPDGSYPDDEEIFDNIALESLANGNFTDWQDFTYDPGYKQNHQISIRGGNQKTQFATSINFFDEKGIVESSTYNRASLRINLDHKVNERFKFGVSSFGSYSKQDFTQNDLYDNVLRLSPLGVPYDEEGNIRFRPTNDESQRVNPLSDIQNSVDERFKTRIFSSIYGEYKITDDLTYQLKVDPDLQFGKQGYFYGSETTNSQGGASLAGKNNFDIISITVENILSYDHEFNESHSLSTTLVQSYQNQVTRSSFINVRDLPYDSQSYNNLGSATEITGVGSNYQKWRLLSYTGRLNYQFKKRYLLTVTARTDGSSRFAEGNKWGFFPSATLAWRISDEPFFKLPTFSDLKLRVSYGETGNTGIQPYQTFSFLNSSSYAFGDNGVLGFVPGSLSNPDLRWETTKQFNLGLDFEFWNQHIGGSINYYVADTEDLLLPRSIPTSTGFESVLENIGSTRNKGLEINLSFKNILNSSDFNWRADLSFATNKNKITELFGNGQDDVGNNWFIGQPINVFYDYKKIGIWQTNEAEVAEATGFAPGDIKIEDINNDGLYNADDRTIIGSANPEWIGGLTNSFTYKNLALSFVLYTRQNYKTFSQFYVNNNRLAGRYNNLDVDYWTPENPTNANPRPNVSQESVFLGSTLAYKDVSFVRIRNIALSYSLPKKLTKNLNIQDLTLTLIGENPFTFTSYEGFDPEFESNGERALYPSTKMYSLNLNVTF; encoded by the coding sequence ATGAAAATTTCTTACAAAACAATTCTATTTTTTAGTTGGAACAAAAATATTTCTTTTTCTAAAAAATTTATAAAAACATCATTGATTTTTATGCTATTGTTATCCTTATATAATATTGGGATTGTAAAGGCACAGAACATTTCTGAAATAAAAGTTTCTGTAGAACTCAATAATGCACCTTTAATAGATGGGTTTAGACAAGTGGAAGCCCAGAGTAACTTAAAGTTTGTATTTAACCAAGAACAAGTAAATAATTACCAAAATCTAAGCCTAAAATTTGAAAATCAAAGTATAGAACAAGTGTTAAAGCGTTTACTAGAAAAAACATTTCTTACTTATGAGGTTAATGGAAACAATATCATCATAATTCAAAAGGATGAACCAGGAAAAGTTACTGGGGTAGTAACCGATAAAACATCAGGAGAACCTATACCAGGAGTGAATATAAAAGTAAAAGGGATTAATACAGGTGCCATAACCGATTTAGACGGTCGATATATTGTTGATGTCCCTAATTTAGACGTAGAATTGGAATATTCATATTTAGGTTACATTCCACAAACCATTTCAGTTAATGAGCGTAGAGTAATAAATATTCAATTAGAAAGTGATGTTACGAGCTTAAACGAAGTGGTTTTAATAGGTTATGGAAAGCAAAAAAAACGGGATGTAACGGGTTCAGTAGAATCTGTAAATAGTGAAGATTTTAAAAATATACCAGTAGCCAATCCTTTACAGTTATTAAAAGGGCAAGTTTCGGGAGTAGATGTTTTTAATGGTGGTCATGAGCCTGGTTCGCCAACTAACATACGCATAAGGGGTGCACGATCTATCGGTGCTGATAATGAACCTTTGATTGTATTAGACGGCATTCCCATCAGTGGCGGTTTAAATGACATTAACCCCAATGATATAGCTTCTTTTGAGATTTTAAAAGACGCATCTGCCACAGCTATTTATGGTTCTAGGGCTTCAAACGGTGTTATTCTTATCACTACCAAAAGAGGAGAGATAGGAGAGACTCGCATCACCTATGACGGTTATTACGGTATAACCTCTGTAATTCATAAAATTGACTTGATGAACGGTGAAGAGTTTGCCCAACTAAGGAGAGAAGCTAACCGAACCATACGACCTGATGGAAGCTATCCAGACGATGAGGAGATTTTTGATAATATCGCTTTAGAATCTTTGGCAAACGGAAACTTTACAGATTGGCAGGATTTTACATACGACCCAGGCTATAAACAGAATCACCAAATATCTATTAGGGGTGGCAATCAAAAAACACAGTTTGCTACATCTATAAATTTTTTTGATGAAAAGGGAATTGTTGAAAGCTCAACTTATAACAGGGCATCTTTAAGAATAAATTTAGATCATAAAGTAAATGAGAGATTTAAGTTTGGTGTGTCCTCATTCGGTAGCTATTCAAAACAAGATTTTACCCAAAACGACTTGTATGATAATGTGTTGCGTTTAAGCCCTTTAGGGGTTCCTTATGATGAAGAAGGAAACATTCGTTTTCGTCCTACAAATGATGAAAGCCAACGCGTAAATCCGTTATCTGATATTCAAAATTCAGTAGATGAACGTTTTAAAACTCGTATTTTTTCGAGTATTTATGGGGAATATAAAATAACAGATGATTTGACCTACCAGTTGAAAGTCGATCCTGATCTACAATTTGGAAAGCAAGGCTATTTTTATGGAAGTGAAACCACTAATTCTCAAGGAGGAGCTTCTTTGGCTGGAAAAAATAATTTTGATATTATTTCTATAACCGTAGAAAATATTTTAAGCTATGATCATGAATTTAATGAATCTCATTCACTATCAACAACCTTAGTGCAAAGTTATCAAAATCAAGTCACGAGGTCAAGTTTTATAAATGTCAGAGATTTGCCCTATGATTCACAATCGTATAATAATTTAGGGTCTGCTACTGAAATCACAGGAGTTGGATCTAATTATCAAAAGTGGAGGCTTCTCTCTTATACTGGACGTCTTAATTACCAATTTAAAAAACGCTATCTCCTAACTGTAACCGCTCGAACTGATGGTTCATCTCGTTTTGCAGAAGGAAATAAATGGGGATTCTTTCCTTCAGCGACTTTGGCTTGGCGTATTTCTGACGAACCATTTTTTAAATTACCTACTTTCTCAGATCTAAAACTTCGGGTTAGCTATGGAGAAACTGGAAATACAGGAATACAACCCTATCAAACTTTTAGTTTTTTAAATTCAAGTTCCTATGCTTTTGGAGATAATGGTGTTCTTGGTTTTGTTCCTGGTTCTTTATCAAATCCAGATTTGCGGTGGGAAACTACAAAACAATTCAACTTGGGTCTTGATTTTGAATTCTGGAACCAACACATAGGAGGTTCTATAAATTATTATGTAGCTGATACAGAAGATCTTTTGTTACCGAGAAGTATCCCTACGAGTACGGGTTTTGAAAGTGTTTTAGAAAACATTGGATCTACAAGAAATAAAGGTTTAGAAATAAACTTATCCTTTAAAAATATTCTTAATTCTTCAGATTTTAATTGGAGAGCTGATTTGTCTTTTGCTACCAATAAAAATAAAATTACCGAACTTTTTGGAAACGGTCAGGATGATGTTGGAAATAATTGGTTTATTGGGCAACCTATCAATGTCTTTTACGATTATAAAAAAATTGGTATTTGGCAGACAAATGAAGCAGAAGTGGCAGAAGCGACAGGATTTGCACCTGGAGATATAAAAATTGAAGATATCAATAATGATGGTTTATACAATGCGGATGATAGAACCATCATCGGTTCTGCAAACCCTGAATGGATAGGCGGTCTTACCAATAGCTTTACCTATAAAAATTTAGCCCTATCTTTTGTACTCTATACCCGTCAAAACTACAAGACCTTTTCTCAATTTTACGTCAATAATAACAGACTTGCAGGAAGATATAATAATTTAGATGTTGATTATTGGACGCCAGAAAATCCTACCAACGCAAATCCACGCCCTAATGTAAGTCAGGAAAGCGTTTTCTTAGGATCTACCTTAGCTTATAAAGATGTGAGCTTTGTGAGGATAAGGAATATAGCTTTGAGCTATTCTTTGCCTAAAAAATTGACAAAAAATCTCAATATTCAAGACCTAACATTAACTCTAATAGGTGAAAACCCCTTTACATTTACTTCTTATGAGGGATTTGATCCTGAGTTTGAATCTAATGGTGAAAGAGCTTTATATCCTTCTACCAAAATGTACTCTTTAAATCTTAATGTAACTTTTTAA
- a CDS encoding dioxygenase, translated as MKPKSNFDTSGMTTLNQLKSFTDTLPTQSKKMPVLFTSHGNPMDIPVSRSDREFWQKLYDLGINLQKNYEVKAALVVSAHWCTKGTYVNVSHSPKQIYDYYGFPEEYYKVYYRAKGSPEIAHEVKKIVPSVSETTDWGLDHGAYYMLMHLFPEANIPAFQMSIDYYAKPDYHYELGKQLKSLRNKGVLIIGSGALIHNLPLASQKLYKNDKTPYGWETEYDAWIKKQIDSRNIVNIINYENSHKLSKLAAPTPDHYVPVLYSLGLMDQDDEIKYFFGGEPTIPAFSERSFIIER; from the coding sequence TTGAAACCGAAGTCTAATTTTGATACATCAGGTATGACCACATTAAATCAACTTAAATCATTCACAGATACTTTACCTACACAAAGTAAGAAAATGCCCGTGCTGTTTACCTCTCACGGCAACCCGATGGATATTCCTGTTTCAAGAAGTGACAGGGAATTTTGGCAAAAACTTTATGATTTAGGAATTAATCTTCAAAAAAATTATGAGGTAAAAGCGGCATTGGTTGTATCAGCACATTGGTGTACCAAAGGGACTTACGTTAATGTTTCGCATAGTCCAAAACAGATTTACGATTATTATGGTTTTCCTGAAGAATACTACAAAGTGTATTACCGCGCTAAAGGTTCGCCCGAAATTGCTCACGAAGTAAAGAAAATTGTTCCTTCCGTTTCTGAAACAACCGATTGGGGATTAGACCACGGTGCGTACTATATGCTGATGCATTTATTTCCAGAAGCCAATATTCCCGCTTTTCAGATGAGTATTGATTATTACGCTAAACCCGACTACCATTATGAGTTGGGCAAACAACTAAAATCATTGCGTAACAAAGGCGTGTTGATTATAGGAAGTGGTGCCCTTATACACAACTTACCTTTAGCAAGCCAAAAATTGTACAAAAATGATAAGACGCCTTATGGTTGGGAGACAGAATATGATGCTTGGATTAAAAAACAGATTGATTCCCGAAACATTGTCAATATCATTAACTACGAAAACAGTCATAAGTTGAGTAAGTTAGCTGCTCCCACGCCTGATCATTATGTACCTGTACTTTACAGTTTGGGACTTATGGATCAAGATGATGAAATCAAGTATTTTTTCGGAGGCGAGCCAACTATACCAGCTTTTAGCGAACGCAGTTTTATTATTGAACGATAA
- a CDS encoding FecR family protein: MEQQDFWELIIKHLLKETSAEEDERVKRWLQENPEDLKLYIEIKSNWNFDESEYPQFNLDNAKKLVRNKIFFRKENAIGNTKKSKPAFSFRKIATIIFLLIGLSGAVAFWFSNMKLADDVLVENNSGKIKNINLPDGSKIWLTTTSKIRYPRKFEENYREIYLEGEAFFEVQHNAKRPFSIYTQDLKTTVLGTSFNISAYPDSENISVTVATGKVSVSRGNERLSLLTKDEKLTYSHRTNKIHTTQISNPNWNEWKNGQLIFKESNFGEVATILEKRYQVTITFKNESAKNCPITASFNADKSINEILDMLCRLNPTSYKLLTHDQILITGKGCLKKDKNMQ, encoded by the coding sequence ATGGAACAACAGGATTTTTGGGAACTCATAATTAAACATCTCTTAAAAGAGACTTCTGCAGAAGAAGATGAGAGAGTAAAGAGGTGGCTTCAAGAAAACCCTGAGGATTTAAAATTATATATTGAAATTAAATCTAATTGGAATTTTGATGAGAGTGAATATCCACAATTTAATTTGGATAACGCTAAGAAGTTGGTTCGAAATAAAATATTCTTTAGAAAAGAAAATGCGATAGGTAATACCAAAAAATCAAAACCAGCCTTTAGTTTCCGAAAGATCGCGACTATCATTTTTCTGCTAATTGGCTTGTCTGGTGCTGTTGCGTTTTGGTTTTCAAATATGAAATTAGCCGATGATGTTCTTGTTGAAAACAACTCAGGAAAAATCAAAAACATCAATTTACCTGACGGCTCTAAGATTTGGTTAACAACAACGAGCAAAATTAGATATCCAAGAAAATTTGAAGAAAATTATCGGGAAATATACTTAGAAGGAGAAGCTTTTTTTGAAGTGCAACACAATGCAAAACGACCTTTTTCTATTTATACTCAGGATTTAAAAACCACAGTTTTAGGCACTTCATTTAACATTAGTGCTTACCCAGACAGTGAAAACATTTCAGTAACGGTGGCAACGGGCAAGGTTTCAGTATCTCGAGGAAATGAAAGACTAAGTTTACTCACAAAGGATGAAAAACTCACATATAGCCATCGTACCAATAAGATACATACCACTCAAATAAGCAATCCAAATTGGAATGAATGGAAGAATGGACAGTTGATTTTTAAAGAATCAAATTTCGGGGAAGTAGCCACAATACTGGAAAAAAGATATCAGGTAACTATAACTTTTAAAAATGAGTCTGCCAAAAATTGCCCTATCACAGCAAGTTTTAATGCTGATAAATCTATAAATGAAATATTGGATATGCTATGCCGGCTTAACCCTACATCATACAAATTATTAACCCATGACCAAATTCTTATAACGGGAAAAGGTTGTTTAAAAAAAGATAAAAATATGCAGTAA
- a CDS encoding LLM class flavin-dependent oxidoreductase, translating into MKKNIEFGISTFADVMPDPHSGVTISQAERIRQVVDDIVLADELGVDFYGVGEHHRPEFAVSSPAIVLVMHAGKTKHITLGSAVTVLSTSDPIRVYQDFATIDAISNGRAELLVGRGAFTESFPLFGFDLNQYDLLFDERLELLLKARDNEFVTWSGKTRSPIDNLGVYPRTEKPLNISMALGGSRSIVIKATKHGLPVVLVMLGGNIVDFSKYPKLYRAVAQESGHDSDNLKFSVQAHGFVLDDNQETADTFFPYIQYYRNHLLGERGFPPYIRDEFDYARSPGQGLFVGGPEEVANKIILLIKHLNIDRFIIQMPLATMPHDIVKKAISVYATKVIPLVKAKIETEV; encoded by the coding sequence ATGAAAAAGAACATTGAATTTGGCATTTCCACCTTTGCCGATGTTATGCCCGACCCACATTCGGGCGTAACTATTTCACAAGCAGAACGCATTCGGCAAGTGGTTGATGACATTGTTTTAGCCGACGAGTTAGGAGTTGATTTTTATGGCGTAGGCGAGCATCATAGACCAGAATTTGCAGTTTCATCGCCAGCCATTGTGTTGGTCATGCATGCGGGAAAAACCAAACACATTACATTGGGTAGTGCTGTTACCGTTTTATCGACCAGCGACCCTATTCGTGTGTATCAAGACTTTGCAACAATTGACGCTATCAGTAATGGCCGAGCAGAGTTGTTGGTTGGGCGTGGAGCATTTACCGAATCATTTCCATTGTTTGGTTTCGACCTTAATCAATACGATTTATTGTTTGATGAACGACTTGAATTGTTGCTCAAAGCAAGAGACAACGAGTTTGTTACGTGGAGCGGAAAGACAAGAAGCCCGATTGACAACTTAGGGGTTTATCCACGCACCGAAAAACCATTGAATATCTCTATGGCGTTAGGTGGTTCGCGAAGTATCGTTATTAAAGCGACAAAACACGGACTTCCCGTGGTTTTGGTCATGTTGGGTGGCAACATTGTTGACTTCAGTAAATACCCAAAATTGTATCGTGCGGTAGCACAAGAAAGTGGGCACGATTCGGATAACTTAAAATTTAGTGTTCAAGCACACGGTTTTGTGCTGGATGATAATCAAGAAACTGCCGACACATTTTTTCCATACATACAGTATTACAGAAATCACTTATTAGGAGAACGCGGTTTTCCACCTTACATTAGAGACGAATTTGATTATGCACGTTCACCAGGACAAGGATTATTTGTAGGTGGTCCTGAAGAAGTTGCGAACAAAATTATTTTGCTCATCAAACATTTGAACATCGACAGATTTATCATTCAAATGCCTTTGGCAACCATGCCCCACGATATTGTCAAAAAAGCAATAAGCGTTTATGCCACAAAAGTAATTCCGCTTGTTAAAGCAAAAATTGAAACCGAAGTCTAA
- a CDS encoding Eco57I restriction-modification methylase domain-containing protein — translation MFYEDLLLNNLNIDDDILIDDLKKLSTYDFNTEVDVNILGHIFEHSLNEIEEVTAEIEGTVSDQKRTKRKKDGVFYTPKYITTYIVANTIGKLCIDKRKELDIEEIEYDDSFLKKDKTLTVKGKKLFTTLTEYKNWLTNLKIIDPACGSGAFLNQALNYLIEEHKKIDDIIADLTNSPLRLFDTDKNILENNLFGVDINEESVEIAQLSLWLRTAKKDRKLSKLNNNIKCGNSLLTSEFDWHKEFPQVFKEKDKKLYHITTAVHDSRTSKRMMDYKVREKREMGTNPYPNIIYFTKEEDLIITETIAEIVEKDKIKVLAYNICADHMHLLIACDINEVASIMQKIKSITAKRVNDSRYARDIARGHDSLQDKPMHKEKEYKLVWQQKYSAPKEIMNEEQLQNTITYIQNNRTKHQLPQHDKIIKSIIEKMCCTIDEALEPEFTGGFDVVIGNPPYIKEYTNRQAFDGLHDHPCYQGKMDLWYFFGALALNIIKKDYGLIGYIAPNNWITNSGASKFRNIVLNKGKLTEFIDFGDFKVFDSAGIQTMIYIMKSSENNENYNFNFSKVNDSKIKHEDAQLFLERVKDEKYEYFRANIDRKENLDKPINFVNAELTLILEKIRAKQNFAFDKKEIAQGIVPNPDVVNSRNISKFTQKEIEDNKIEVGQGVFVIDRGVLNHSQYIKPVYEPENFEVFYHNQKYSKELIYVPKGKKPEPHILEHLDKYRPIMEDRRENKSGSIEYYNLHWSRDEKFFSKGGKIISLRKCPKRPMFSYTEFDCYVMLTFNVIKTERLNQRYLTGLLNSNLIAFWLKYQGKMQGDLYQVDKEPLMNLPIINPTKEIQEKVADLVSSIISNKQKSSDYQELLETAKAENNFDREIQLTKELEQLKTELGKAENKINSIIYELYDIEPTEIATIEKNI, via the coding sequence TTGTTTTATGAAGATTTATTGCTCAACAACCTAAACATTGATGATGACATTTTAATTGACGATTTAAAGAAACTATCAACCTACGATTTCAATACAGAAGTTGACGTAAATATTCTCGGTCATATTTTTGAGCATTCACTCAATGAAATTGAGGAAGTAACCGCAGAAATTGAGGGCACAGTTTCCGACCAAAAAAGAACAAAGCGAAAGAAAGACGGTGTTTTTTACACACCAAAATATATCACAACTTATATTGTTGCCAATACAATAGGTAAACTTTGCATTGACAAAAGAAAAGAACTCGACATTGAAGAAATTGAATATGACGATTCGTTTCTAAAAAAAGACAAGACGCTAACGGTAAAAGGTAAAAAGCTTTTCACAACCTTGACCGAGTACAAAAATTGGTTGACAAATTTAAAAATAATTGACCCAGCTTGCGGAAGTGGAGCATTTTTAAATCAAGCATTAAATTACTTGATTGAAGAGCATAAAAAAATAGACGACATCATTGCAGACTTGACAAACTCACCATTGAGATTGTTCGATACAGACAAGAACATTTTAGAAAACAATCTTTTTGGTGTAGATATCAACGAAGAAAGTGTTGAAATTGCCCAATTATCACTTTGGCTTCGCACCGCAAAAAAAGACCGCAAACTTTCCAAATTAAACAATAACATAAAATGTGGCAACTCACTTTTAACAAGTGAATTTGATTGGCACAAAGAGTTTCCCCAAGTTTTTAAGGAAAAAGATAAAAAACTATATCACATTACAACGGCAGTTCATGACAGCCGTACATCCAAAAGGATGATGGATTATAAAGTAAGAGAAAAAAGAGAGATGGGAACAAACCCATACCCAAACATCATCTATTTCACAAAAGAAGAAGATTTAATTATTACAGAAACCATTGCTGAAATTGTTGAAAAAGACAAAATTAAAGTTCTGGCGTATAATATTTGTGCTGACCACATGCATCTGTTAATTGCTTGTGATATCAATGAAGTTGCATCCATAATGCAAAAAATAAAATCAATCACCGCAAAGAGAGTAAATGACTCAAGATACGCAAGGGATATTGCAAGGGGTCATGATTCCTTGCAGGATAAACCCATGCATAAAGAAAAAGAATACAAACTCGTGTGGCAACAAAAGTATAGTGCTCCAAAAGAAATAATGAACGAAGAGCAATTACAAAACACCATTACTTATATACAAAACAACAGAACTAAACACCAATTACCACAACACGATAAAATTATAAAAAGTATCATCGAAAAAATGTGTTGTACTATTGATGAAGCTCTTGAGCCTGAATTTACTGGCGGATTTGATGTGGTTATCGGTAATCCGCCGTATATTAAAGAATACACAAACCGACAAGCTTTTGACGGTTTACACGACCATCCTTGTTATCAAGGCAAAATGGATTTGTGGTATTTCTTTGGTGCTTTGGCATTAAACATCATTAAAAAAGATTATGGATTGATTGGTTATATCGCACCCAATAATTGGATTACCAATTCAGGCGCTTCAAAATTTAGAAACATAGTGCTGAACAAAGGAAAACTCACAGAATTCATAGATTTTGGCGATTTTAAGGTTTTTGATTCGGCAGGTATTCAAACCATGATTTATATAATGAAAAGTTCTGAAAATAATGAAAACTATAACTTCAACTTTTCAAAAGTAAATGACAGCAAAATAAAACACGAAGATGCACAATTGTTTTTAGAGCGTGTTAAAGATGAAAAATACGAATATTTTAGAGCCAATATCGATAGAAAAGAAAACTTAGATAAACCTATTAATTTTGTAAATGCTGAACTAACTTTAATTTTAGAAAAAATAAGAGCGAAACAAAATTTTGCCTTTGACAAAAAAGAAATTGCTCAAGGTATAGTGCCGAATCCTGATGTTGTAAACTCAAGAAATATTTCCAAATTTACTCAAAAAGAAATTGAAGATAACAAGATTGAAGTTGGACAAGGTGTTTTTGTAATTGATAGAGGTGTTTTAAACCACAGTCAATATATAAAACCTGTATATGAACCCGAAAACTTTGAAGTTTTTTATCACAACCAAAAATATTCTAAAGAGTTAATCTATGTGCCAAAAGGGAAAAAACCGGAACCACATATTTTAGAGCATTTAGATAAATATCGCCCAATAATGGAAGATAGAAGGGAAAATAAAAGCGGTTCAATTGAGTACTACAACTTGCATTGGTCAAGAGATGAAAAATTCTTCTCAAAAGGCGGAAAAATAATTTCGTTGAGAAAATGCCCAAAACGACCAATGTTTTCATACACAGAGTTTGATTGTTATGTGATGTTGACTTTTAACGTAATCAAAACGGAACGTTTAAACCAGAGATATTTAACAGGTTTATTAAACAGTAATCTAATTGCATTTTGGTTGAAATATCAAGGAAAAATGCAAGGCGATTTATATCAAGTGGACAAAGAGCCGTTAATGAATTTGCCAATTATTAATCCAACAAAAGAAATTCAGGAAAAAGTAGCTGATTTAGTTTCAAGCATAATTTCTAACAAACAAAAAAGTTCGGATTACCAAGAATTGTTGGAAACAGCAAAAGCGGAAAACAATTTTGACCGAGAAATACAACTGACAAAAGAATTGGAGCAACTAAAAACGGAGTTGGGAAAAGCCGAAAACAAAATCAACTCGATTATCTACGAGCTTTACGACATTGAACCGACTGAAATTGCAACGATAGAAAAGAATATATAA
- a CDS encoding RNA polymerase sigma factor, translating into MKLANKYESDADLLKRLKNNEEKALEILMEKYYVLLCRFCYGFINAKTDCEEIVADIFFGLWVNRKKEYIHTSLKSYLFMAVKNNALKQIRKTKVANQQLEEVANTSIEKSANAFENLIFQETEIEMEKLIQTLPIKRRKIFQLNRKEHLSSKQIAEILNISEKTVMNQLRLADKQLKEILKLKSVI; encoded by the coding sequence ATGAAATTAGCAAATAAATATGAATCCGATGCCGATTTGCTGAAAAGACTCAAAAATAATGAGGAAAAGGCTTTAGAAATTTTAATGGAGAAATATTATGTTCTGTTATGTAGGTTTTGTTACGGTTTTATAAATGCTAAAACAGATTGTGAGGAAATTGTTGCAGATATATTTTTTGGGTTATGGGTAAATCGTAAAAAAGAATACATTCATACAAGTCTAAAGTCGTATTTATTTATGGCTGTTAAAAATAATGCACTAAAACAAATTCGCAAAACAAAAGTAGCAAATCAACAGCTTGAAGAAGTAGCCAACACAAGTATAGAAAAATCGGCAAATGCTTTTGAAAATTTGATATTTCAGGAAACTGAAATTGAAATGGAAAAATTGATACAAACACTTCCTATAAAAAGAAGAAAGATTTTTCAGCTTAATCGTAAAGAACATCTTTCAAGTAAACAAATCGCCGAAATTTTAAACATTTCAGAAAAAACAGTAATGAATCAACTGCGTTTGGCCGATAAACAATTGAAAGAAATTCTTAAATTAAAATCCGTAATATAA
- a CDS encoding SDR family oxidoreductase: MSKLFITGSTGHLGKATINFLLQKGVVANQISALARDEGKAAELKSKGIDVKIGNYDDIDYLRSAMQGIETMLLISSSEMNKSRAEQHINAIKVAKENGVKHIVYTSFMRTEEDPKSPLWFIAEDHIETEKYLKESGITFTLFDNGFYLDMLMDYVGEQVLETKTIFVPAGKGKVNFVLRNEVAEALANVLTTSGHDNKTYLIGNEQPISFGEIANYISELTGVAINYVTPEPEVYKQTLMRHDVPEDFARMFTAFAVAFLADTMNISTTDLTQLLGRKPTTVKKYLSSKFKK; the protein is encoded by the coding sequence ATGAGCAAGTTATTTATCACAGGATCAACAGGTCACTTAGGAAAAGCAACGATAAACTTTCTGCTACAAAAAGGTGTTGTAGCCAATCAAATTTCAGCTTTGGCGAGGGATGAAGGTAAGGCTGCCGAACTAAAATCTAAAGGAATAGATGTAAAAATAGGTAACTATGATGATATTGATTACCTGCGTTCTGCAATGCAAGGTATAGAAACTATGCTTTTAATTTCATCCAGCGAAATGAACAAAAGCAGAGCAGAACAGCACATCAATGCCATCAAAGTCGCAAAAGAAAATGGCGTGAAGCATATCGTCTATACCAGTTTTATGAGAACCGAAGAAGATCCCAAATCTCCGCTTTGGTTTATAGCCGAAGATCATATAGAAACCGAAAAATACCTTAAAGAATCGGGTATTACTTTTACTCTTTTTGATAATGGTTTTTATTTGGATATGCTAATGGATTACGTAGGAGAACAGGTATTGGAAACCAAAACCATTTTTGTTCCAGCTGGTAAAGGAAAAGTAAATTTTGTACTGCGTAACGAAGTTGCTGAGGCACTTGCTAACGTGCTTACGACAAGCGGTCACGACAATAAAACTTACTTAATAGGAAACGAACAACCCATATCATTTGGAGAAATTGCCAATTACATTTCAGAACTTACTGGAGTTGCCATCAACTATGTTACTCCCGAACCTGAAGTTTATAAGCAAACTTTGATGCGACATGATGTACCAGAAGATTTTGCACGAATGTTTACAGCATTTGCGGTTGCTTTTCTTGCTGATACTATGAATATTTCTACTACTGATTTAACTCAATTACTCGGACGTAAACCCACTACAGTTAAAAAATATCTTTCGTCAAAATTTAAAAAATAA